The following proteins come from a genomic window of Gossypium raimondii isolate GPD5lz chromosome 5, ASM2569854v1, whole genome shotgun sequence:
- the LOC105768894 gene encoding cinnamoyl-CoA reductase 1 has product MPIESSSTNAPTVCVTGAGGFIASWIVKLLLEKGYTVKGTVRNPDDPKNCHLRELEGAKERLSLHKADLLDYQSLKEAISGCDGVFHTASPVTDDPEQMVEPAVIGTKNVIMAAAEAKVRRVVFTSSIGAVYMDPNRSPDVVVDESCWSDLEFCKNTKNWYCYGKAVAEQAAWETAKEKGVDLVAITPVLVLGPLLQPTVNASIVHILKYLTGSAKTYANSVQAYVHVRDVALAHLLVYENPSASGRYLCAESVLHRGEVVEILAKFFPEYPIPTKCSDEKNPRAKPYKFTNQKLRDLGLEFTPVKQCLYETVKSLQEKGHLPIPAQHQEDSGLRIQS; this is encoded by the exons ATGCCAATTGAGAGCTCTTCCACTAATGCCCCAACCGTCTGTGTCACCGGTGCCGGTGGCTTCATCGCCTCCTGGATTGTCAAGCTTCTTCTTGAAAAAGGTTACACTGTCAAGGGCACTGTAAGGAACCCAG ACGATCCCAAGAATTGTCATTTGAGAGAGCTTGAAGGAGCAAAGGAGAGGCTATCTCTTCACAAAGCTGACCTTCTTGATTACCAGTCTCTTAAGGAAGCCATTAGCGGTTGCGATGGAGTTTTCCATACTGCTTCACCTGTGACTGATGATCCT gaacaaaTGGTGGAGCCGGCCGTGATTGGGACTAAGAATGTGATAATGGCAGCGGCAGAGGCCAAAGTTCGACGTGTGGTGTTCACATCTTCCATAGGTGCCGTGTACATGGACCCCAACAGGAGCCCTGATGTGGTGGTCGATGAATCTTGCTGGAGCGACCTCGAGTTTTGCAAAAATACCAAG AATTGGTATTGTTATGGGAAGGCAGTGGCAGAGCAAGCAGCCTGGGAAACAGCCAAGGAAAAAGGGGTGGACCTTGTGGCGATAACCCCAGTTTTGGTGCTGGGTCCATTGCTGCAACCAACTGTGAATGCCAGCATTGTTCACATCCTCAAGTACTTAACCGGCTCAGCAAAGACCTATGCCAATTCAGTTCAAGCCTATGTTCACGTCAGAGATGTCGCATTAGCGCACCTTCTCGTGTATGAGAATCCCTCTGCCTCCGGCCGCTACCTCTGCGCTGAGAGCGTCCTCCACCGTGGTGAAGTGGTGGAGATTTTAGCCAAGTTCTTCCCCGAGTATCCCATCCCTACCAA GTGCTCAGATGAGAAGAACCCAAGAGCAAAACCCTACAAGTTCACGAACCAGAAGCTGAGGGATTTGGGGTTGGAGTTCACCCCGGTGAAGCAGTGCCTATACGAGACGGTGAAAAGCTTGCAAGAGAAAGGTCACCTGCCTATACCAGCGCAACACCAGGAAGATTCCGGCCTTCGTATTCAATCTTAA
- the LOC128041357 gene encoding protein MAINTENANCE OF MERISTEMS-like — protein sequence MAGSLIRLDRNHISVEQMNMAEDRVLECNIRNMHAPSPLVENYLREAGFWHVATVGRGCKLEPKLISALIERWRPETHTFHLPCGECTITLEDVHLHLGLSVDGHPVTGSAQSSNWEAVCYELLGAVPDKMDGGKVEMEVTSFWAPFRVCPT from the exons atggccggatcattgattcgtcttgataggaatcacatatcggtggagcaaatgaacatg gctgaagatcgggtattggaatgcaatattcggaatatgcatgctccatcaccgttagtagagaactacctgcgggaagcgggattttggcacgtggcgacggtaggccggggatgcaagttggagccgaaactgatcagtgcgttgatcgagaggtggagacctgagacgcacacatttcatcttccatgtggagagtgcactatcactctagaagatgtccatctgcatTTGGGATTGTCGGTGGATGGGCACCCAGtgaccgggtctgcccaatctagcaattgggaggcggtgtgctacgagcttttgggcgccgTTCCagataaaatggatggaggtaaggtggAGATGGAGGtaacgagcttttgggcgccaTTTCGGGTCTGCCCAACATAG